A single region of the Deltaproteobacteria bacterium genome encodes:
- a CDS encoding ABC transporter substrate-binding protein → MRKLPTLVMLLSLALLPQRSFAGEATAQLSATINEFVAIMVRTSVAELRSTGLPEKALKLIHGRFDFAEMTKRSLGSHWKTLAPAEQGEFIDGLTHRLLVTYGRTVRASGDEKVLFKKETRDGSYANVESLVVGGKSDTAIDYRLHEVNGQWRVYDMVIEHVSLISNFRAQFEREIARSSVQGLLEKIKQRDS, encoded by the coding sequence ATGAGAAAATTACCCACTTTAGTGATGTTGCTGTCGTTGGCCCTGTTGCCCCAGCGAAGTTTCGCGGGGGAGGCGACCGCGCAACTTAGTGCGACGATCAACGAGTTTGTCGCCATCATGGTCAGGACATCGGTAGCGGAGTTACGCAGCACCGGTTTGCCCGAAAAAGCGTTGAAGCTCATTCATGGCCGCTTCGACTTCGCCGAGATGACCAAGCGCTCTTTGGGGTCCCACTGGAAGACTCTGGCGCCGGCGGAACAGGGCGAGTTCATCGACGGGTTGACGCACCGCTTGCTGGTTACTTACGGCCGCACCGTGCGCGCGTCGGGCGATGAGAAGGTCTTGTTCAAAAAAGAAACTAGGGACGGTAGCTACGCCAATGTCGAATCGCTGGTGGTGGGCGGCAAGTCCGATACCGCCATCGACTATCGGCTGCACGAAGTGAATGGCCAGTGGCGCGTCTATGACATGGTCATCGAGCATGTCAGCTTGATTAGCAACTTCCGCGCTCAGTTCGAGCGCGAGATCGCCCGCTCTTCGGTGCAAGGACTGCTCGAAAAGATCAAACAACGCGATTCCTAA